The Juglans regia cultivar Chandler chromosome 2, Walnut 2.0, whole genome shotgun sequence genome includes a window with the following:
- the LOC108988467 gene encoding protein FAR1-RELATED SEQUENCE 5-like, whose amino-acid sequence MNNQPPNAIITDHDKAMKIAISRVFPTFRHRFCLWHIMKKLPEKFGSHCQYGEIKSTIHRCVYDSFSQHEFDEHWCRMLDTYDLHKNAWLVSLYSDRHYWGPAYVRDTFWAGMSTTQRSEGMNAFFDDYVHSRTTLKQFVDQYDSALRRKVENEVIANFNSFNTDISCISRYPLEKQFQSAYTFAKFKEIQEELQGFLYLTTKEMGCEDGRYMFVVVDEVQIGNDLLKRVTFNVEVDQDPIDVKYSCKLFEFRDILCRHALHVLTQMGQHTVPSKYILDRWRKDIKRKHTFVKSRYDTTSIDDARRINKVKFGHMRRTFFQLLRLLITHRTTLQRLSIRTSVLFD is encoded by the exons ATGAATAACCAACCGCCAAATGCAATCATCACAGACCATGACAAGGCCATGAAAATTGCAATATCGAGGGTGTTTCCAACTTTTAGGCATCGATTCTGCTTGtggcatataatgaaaaaacttcCTGAGAAATTTGGCTCACATTGTCAATACGGGGAAATCAAGAGTACCATACATAGATGCGTATATGACTCTTTCAGTCAGCATGAGTTTGATGAACATTGGTGCCGTATGCTCGATACATATGATTTGCATAAGAATGCATGGTTAGTATCACTGTATAGTGATCGACATTATTGGGGGCCAGCCTATGTTAGAGACACATTCTGGGCAGGAATGTCAACCACACAGCGAAGTGAAGgaatgaatgcattttttgacgACTACGTTCACTCTAGAACTACTCTGAAGCAATTTGTTGACCAGTATGATTCGGCCCTTAGGAGGAAGGTAGAGAATGAAGTAATTGCTAACTTCAATTCCTTTAACACGGACATTTCGTGCATAAGTCGTTATCCTCTTGAGAAGCAATTCCAAAGTGCATATACTTTTGCTAAATTCAAGGAGATACAAGAGGAATTGCAAGGATTTCTATATTTGACTACTAAGGAGATGGGGTGTGAGGATGGTAGATATATGTTCGTTGTTGTGGATGAGGTTCAAATTGGTAATGACTTATTAAAACGTGTAACCTTTAATGTGGAAGTTGATCAAGATCCCATTGATGTGAAATACAGTTGtaaattatttgagtttagggATATTTTGTGTAGACACGCTCTCCATGTCTTAACTCAAATGGGCCAACATACAGTACCATCAAAATACATCTTGGATCGGTGGAGGAAAGATATTAAGCGAAAACACACCTTCGTGAAAAGTAGGTATGACACTACTAGCATCGACGATGCACGAAG GATCAACAAAGTCAAGTTTGGACACATGCGCCGGACTTTTTTTCAACTCCTTCGACTGCTCATCACTCACAG GACAACATTACAGAGGCTTTCCATCAGGACTTCAGTGCTTTTTGATTGA